AGCGGTGACGCTGGTACAAAGCTCGGTCCTCGTCCGACCATCGTTCTCTTCGGCGACGAGCTCGCAGGAGTGCCGGATAGTCATCGCCGAGCACTACCGCCTTGTTCACACGGCCATTGGAAAGGCAAAGTCGCGCCAGATCGCAGTGCCGACAGTCGGCCGCGCGAGATGTAAAGAAGCGCCCATGTTTAACGGCACGGCCCGCCTTCAGCATCTTGCCACGCGGACATTTAAGGGTGTCGTGCTTGGCGTCATAACGAAAGCGGCGCATAGGCACAGGGCTACGGATTGGCTCTGCCTTTGCCGGAATAACCGCTTCGATCGCGCGTTGCTCCATTCCTGCGAACACCTTAGCATACGCATAGCCGGCGTCGGCCGTTGCCGTTTTGATTATCGTGCCGGTCATCGCGGCGACCGCGTCGAGACGACTGAGTATGACTTGCCCCTCATTAATCTCGCCTGTGGTGACCTCCACATCTAAAATTACGCCGCAAGCATCATCCACCACGGCATGTTGCTTGTAGGCCGGCTCCAGTCTCCGATTACGCCCGTTGGTCGCCATGGACGCGTCAGGGTCGGTGACGCAGACTTTCTTGTATTTGCCTGTTTTGCGGCTTTTTCGTTCGCTCTCAGCGGCTTCGTTGGCGTCGGTGACCGCATCTATATGGCGGACCGCAAGACTTTCCCAACTGACGTCGGCCCGAATGAGTGAGGCGTCGACATGAACGACCTCACCCTTGGCGACTTTGGCCGCTACGCAGACCTTTACCGTCCGCTCAAAGATAGTTCGGAAACGTTCTGCACCCCAGCGCTGACGGATACGGGTCAACGACGAATGGTCCGGGAGAGCTTCGTGCAGACCGAAGCCGATAAACCAGCGAATAGCGATGTTTACCTGAGCCTCGCGCATCAGCCGACGGTCATGGACAATTCCGAGAAGAAAGCCTGCAAGCATCAGCCGGACTGCTACTTCCGGGTCGATGCCGGGTCGGCCGAAGCCCGCCGCATAAAGCTCAGCCACCTCCTCGTGTAGCCAGGAGAGGTCGAGAACTCGATCGACCTTTACCAATACGTGATCGTCAGGGACCAGATCCCGAAGCGAGCCGCACATGTACAGTTCAAGCTGATCGCGTTCCTTACGGCCGAGCATCGTGGAGGCTCCAGAGAATCAACGACTGCTCAATTGAATCAGATACATAGCACTTCTTCAACAGCCCCACCCGGCAACGTTGCCATGTGGCGCTGAGAACCTTGGTGACGGCCGCCTTGAGGCCTTCGTGCGCATCGGAGACGACGAGCTTGACGCCGCGCAGTCCGCGCCGGGTCAGCTTGCGCAGGAACTCGGTCCAGATCGGCTCGGCCTCCGAGGTGCCGATCTCCATGCCCAGCACCTCGCGCCGGCCGTCTGAGTTGACGCCGACGGCGATGATCACGGCGACCGAGACGATGCGGCCGCCCCGGCGGACCTTCAGGTAAGTGGCATCGATCCACAGATACGGCCAGTCGCCTTCGATCGGTCTTTCGAGGAACGCTTTGACCTTGCCGTCGATCTCCTCGCACAGCCGGCTGACCTGGCTCTTCGAAATACCGCTCATGCCCATGGCCTTAACCAGGT
The nucleotide sequence above comes from Sinorhizobium fredii USDA 257. Encoded proteins:
- a CDS encoding IS1182 family transposase; this encodes MLGRKERDQLELYMCGSLRDLVPDDHVLVKVDRVLDLSWLHEEVAELYAAGFGRPGIDPEVAVRLMLAGFLLGIVHDRRLMREAQVNIAIRWFIGFGLHEALPDHSSLTRIRQRWGAERFRTIFERTVKVCVAAKVAKGEVVHVDASLIRADVSWESLAVRHIDAVTDANEAAESERKSRKTGKYKKVCVTDPDASMATNGRNRRLEPAYKQHAVVDDACGVILDVEVTTGEINEGQVILSRLDAVAAMTGTIIKTATADAGYAYAKVFAGMEQRAIEAVIPAKAEPIRSPVPMRRFRYDAKHDTLKCPRGKMLKAGRAVKHGRFFTSRAADCRHCDLARLCLSNGRVNKAVVLGDDYPALLRARRRRERWSDEDRALYQRHRWRSEGYHGEAKTWHGLSRAIRRGLINMKIQAYLTAAAVNLKRLASAFLSILLFVYSQEATSSARHPFRQRKVFGIGLSVASA